In one Zobellia galactanivorans genomic region, the following are encoded:
- a CDS encoding sulfatase, with the protein MFRYFTALYLVLGLSNHLSAQTQDRPNVLFICVDDLRTELGAYGKHYVKSPHIDALAKTGALFTNHYVQVPTCGASRHAILTGMRPSKPIHLSNNSIVEEISGQPEKETPETFIHRFKQDGYHTVGIGKISHSADGLVYGYEAQPSEQRELPHSWSELLFNPGKWKTGWNSFFAYANGENRQSLKKQVKPYEAGETDDQGYPDGLTADLAISKLKELKKKGQPFFMGVGFFKPHLPFNAPKKYWDLYDENKIPLSPNPDIPENVNLKSLHGSGEFNQYALGEEKAGLDTQVSDAYARKLRHGYLASISYIDAQIGKLYQELKALELDKNTIIVIWGDHGWHLGDQRVWGKHTLFENALKSTLIINSPLPQHKAKKVRAIVESVDIYPTLLDMCGIDQIKPTDGESFEKHIKYNIPDTEEVAYSYFRNGISMRTKDYRLTKYFRKDQPVIELYDHHKGNAIENKNIADKKPNTVKELMPLLNKGDTGLYNASE; encoded by the coding sequence ATGTTCAGATATTTTACCGCCCTGTATCTCGTATTGGGCCTTTCCAACCACCTATCGGCCCAAACCCAAGACAGACCCAATGTATTGTTCATCTGCGTAGATGACCTCCGCACCGAACTGGGTGCCTACGGAAAACACTATGTAAAATCGCCCCATATAGATGCCTTGGCCAAAACCGGGGCCCTATTTACCAATCACTATGTTCAAGTACCTACCTGTGGCGCATCAAGGCACGCTATACTTACGGGTATGCGCCCTTCAAAACCCATCCACCTATCGAATAATTCCATTGTTGAGGAAATTTCAGGACAACCTGAAAAAGAGACTCCGGAAACTTTTATCCATAGATTCAAACAAGACGGATACCATACCGTAGGAATCGGGAAGATCAGCCATTCGGCAGACGGACTCGTTTACGGCTACGAAGCGCAACCCTCAGAGCAGAGGGAACTTCCCCATAGCTGGAGCGAACTTCTTTTTAACCCGGGCAAATGGAAAACCGGCTGGAATTCCTTTTTTGCCTATGCGAACGGAGAGAACAGGCAAAGCCTAAAAAAACAGGTAAAGCCTTACGAAGCCGGTGAAACCGATGACCAGGGCTATCCCGATGGTCTAACGGCCGATCTTGCCATTTCAAAATTGAAGGAATTAAAAAAGAAGGGCCAACCCTTTTTTATGGGCGTAGGTTTTTTCAAGCCCCACCTTCCTTTTAATGCCCCCAAAAAATATTGGGACCTTTATGATGAAAATAAAATTCCCTTATCCCCAAATCCGGATATCCCTGAAAACGTCAACTTAAAAAGCCTGCATGGCAGTGGCGAGTTCAACCAATACGCCCTTGGCGAAGAAAAGGCAGGCCTCGATACACAGGTATCGGATGCCTATGCCCGAAAACTGAGACACGGCTACCTAGCTTCTATCAGCTACATCGATGCCCAAATCGGCAAACTCTATCAAGAATTGAAAGCCCTGGAACTCGACAAAAATACCATTATCGTTATCTGGGGCGACCACGGTTGGCATTTGGGAGACCAGCGGGTTTGGGGCAAACACACGCTTTTTGAAAACGCCCTGAAGAGCACGCTCATCATTAACTCCCCCCTACCTCAACACAAAGCGAAAAAAGTACGTGCCATTGTCGAAAGTGTGGACATTTACCCTACCCTTTTGGATATGTGCGGTATCGACCAAATAAAACCGACCGATGGCGAAAGTTTTGAAAAGCACATAAAATATAATATTCCCGATACCGAAGAGGTAGCCTACAGCTATTTCAGAAACGGGATTTCGATGCGTACCAAAGATTATAGGCTGACCAAGTATTTTAGAAAGGACCAACCTGTCATTGAACTATATGACCATCACAAGGGCAATGCCATAGAGAACAAAAATATAGCCGATAAAAAGCCCAATACCGTAAAAGAATTGATGCCGCTTTTGAACAAAGGCGATACCGGACTGTACAATGCTTCCGAATAA
- a CDS encoding NUDIX hydrolase: protein MILKKQTYRPDKPTNPFIGALLFLISIILLFITGPIGFIYGIFHSLFTRGAKGIGEYLLKIAISIDQLGNVMMQHVLNLLWTNENGYKFGNRDETISSALGRNKKLGTLTAPGKLIDKILDTIDPNHSLNSIDYYVEPSENIIDHLGWIHIEDGQILCLKKADEDFYFIPKGIRTIGETDALTLAKNTKRILNIEIDMPSMQFVGIFEAQAKGKKPGILSRMTCYTAQYKGEPYTDPKTNQIAWLSYEDKHQLSEVDQLIFDILHQNGELA, encoded by the coding sequence ATGATTTTAAAAAAGCAAACCTACAGACCCGATAAGCCAACGAACCCTTTTATCGGGGCACTGCTCTTCCTGATTTCCATTATTTTACTTTTCATTACCGGTCCGATCGGCTTTATATACGGTATATTTCACAGCCTGTTCACCCGAGGGGCAAAAGGCATTGGCGAATACTTATTGAAAATTGCCATTTCCATTGACCAACTGGGCAATGTTATGATGCAACATGTTCTGAACCTTCTTTGGACGAATGAGAACGGCTATAAATTCGGCAATAGGGACGAAACCATTTCGAGTGCCTTGGGCCGTAACAAAAAGTTGGGCACCCTCACCGCTCCCGGAAAACTCATCGACAAAATTCTCGATACCATAGACCCCAACCACTCCCTGAACTCCATCGACTATTATGTTGAGCCTTCCGAAAATATAATAGACCATCTGGGGTGGATACATATTGAAGACGGACAGATACTTTGCTTAAAAAAGGCGGACGAGGACTTTTATTTTATTCCCAAAGGAATACGCACCATAGGCGAGACCGACGCCCTAACCCTAGCCAAGAACACCAAGCGCATCCTCAATATAGAAATTGACATGCCCTCTATGCAATTCGTTGGAATCTTCGAAGCCCAAGCCAAAGGCAAGAAACCGGGTATTTTATCGCGAATGACCTGCTATACCGCCCAATACAAAGGCGAACCTTATACCGACCCAAAAACCAACCAAATAGCTTGGCTAAGCTATGAGGACAAACATCAATTGAGTGAGGTAGACCAATTGATCTTTGATATTCTGCACCAGAACGGTGAGCTTGCCTAA
- a CDS encoding endonuclease/exonuclease/phosphatase family protein, with protein sequence MPHINFAWWNLQNFFDTDDDPISNDFSFTPAEGWTDAVFDIKKERLAEGLNLIWPNEQIDLLTVCEIEKDTLLQSLLDEAGMNHLKVVFDASGTSDLRGIDVAMAYNPDKLTVVSRTSHLVHLRYRTRDIFEVVFKINATNEEFVVIASHWPSRSRGQYHSEPLRIAVAEHIAFLVEAHTKVDSTTYETLQANNDLAAVQAKWEGKVLVVGDFNDEPFDRSVVQHLKASRDLDKVKGATNDFDKFVHTYQYRSRETFLYNLSTTLLNKSSSGNTGTYFLSGLFDGTVFANRYQMLDQLVVSRGFLSGNGISADIDTFDIIDDRTLATSSGRPRSFQYKSKKPNYVPKGCSDHLPLKLRLNY encoded by the coding sequence ATGCCCCATATCAATTTCGCCTGGTGGAACCTTCAGAACTTTTTCGATACCGATGACGACCCGATTTCGAACGATTTTAGTTTTACGCCTGCAGAAGGTTGGACCGATGCTGTCTTCGACATCAAAAAAGAGCGCCTGGCCGAAGGATTAAATCTCATCTGGCCCAATGAACAGATCGACCTGTTGACCGTTTGCGAAATAGAAAAGGATACCCTACTACAAAGTTTGCTCGACGAAGCCGGCATGAACCACCTCAAAGTGGTATTCGATGCCTCGGGAACAAGTGACCTCAGAGGCATTGATGTGGCCATGGCCTATAACCCAGATAAACTTACGGTAGTCTCAAGAACCTCACATCTCGTTCACCTGAGGTACCGTACCCGTGATATTTTTGAAGTGGTCTTTAAAATCAATGCCACAAACGAAGAATTTGTGGTCATTGCCTCTCACTGGCCTTCGCGAAGTAGGGGACAATATCATTCGGAACCCTTACGTATTGCCGTGGCCGAGCATATCGCTTTTTTGGTGGAAGCCCATACCAAGGTAGATTCAACGACCTATGAAACGCTCCAGGCCAACAACGACCTGGCCGCCGTTCAAGCCAAATGGGAAGGAAAGGTGCTCGTAGTGGGCGATTTTAACGACGAACCTTTTGACCGTAGTGTGGTACAGCATTTAAAAGCTTCTAGGGACCTCGACAAGGTAAAGGGGGCCACCAATGATTTTGACAAATTTGTACACACCTATCAGTATCGGAGTAGGGAGACTTTTTTGTACAACCTCAGCACTACCCTCCTCAACAAATCGTCATCGGGAAATACGGGTACTTATTTTTTAAGCGGATTGTTCGACGGCACGGTGTTCGCCAACCGCTATCAAATGTTAGACCAGCTCGTAGTAAGCCGCGGATTCTTGTCAGGCAATGGAATTAGCGCTGACATAGACACCTTCGATATCATCGACGACCGTACTTTGGCAACGTCTAGTGGGAGGCCTAGATCCTTTCAATACAAATCCAAAAAGCCCAACTATGTACCCAAGGGCTGTTCCGACCACCTTCCCTTAAAATTAAGACTTAACTACTGA
- a CDS encoding cell division ATP-binding protein FtsE — MSETILELKDAAIFQKDSLVLNEVTLDVRKGEFVYLIGKTGSGKSSFMKTLYGDLPLKQGTGSIVGFDLTKLREKEIPYLRRKIGIVFQDFKLLPDRNINKNLHFVLKATGWKDSHKMNQKIEEVLNKVGMKTKGFKFPHQLSGGEQQRVAIARALLNDPELILADEPTGNLDPQTSVEVMKVLQEIHKSGRSILMATHDYALILKYPSKTLKCDGNKIFEVVQRAV, encoded by the coding sequence ATGTCAGAAACGATTTTAGAGCTTAAGGATGCAGCTATTTTTCAAAAGGACAGTCTTGTACTGAACGAAGTGACCCTTGATGTAAGAAAGGGCGAATTCGTTTATTTGATAGGAAAGACAGGAAGCGGAAAAAGCAGCTTTATGAAGACCCTCTACGGTGACCTTCCCCTGAAACAAGGCACTGGAAGCATCGTTGGTTTCGACCTCACCAAATTGCGCGAAAAAGAAATTCCGTACCTGCGGCGCAAGATAGGCATCGTCTTTCAAGACTTTAAACTGTTGCCCGATAGGAATATCAACAAAAACCTTCATTTTGTACTCAAGGCCACAGGCTGGAAAGACTCCCATAAAATGAACCAAAAGATCGAGGAGGTACTCAACAAAGTAGGTATGAAGACCAAAGGCTTCAAGTTTCCCCACCAGCTGTCGGGCGGGGAGCAACAACGTGTGGCCATCGCCAGGGCCCTATTAAACGATCCCGAGCTTATCTTGGCCGACGAACCTACCGGAAACCTAGATCCACAGACCAGCGTAGAGGTCATGAAAGTATTGCAGGAAATCCATAAATCGGGCCGTTCCATTTTGATGGCCACGCACGATTATGCCCTAATTCTAAAATATCCGTCCAAAACCCTGAAGTGCGACGGGAATAAAATCTTCGAGGTCGTACAGCGAGCCGTATAG